Part of the Ruegeria sp. THAF33 genome, ATCGGTGGTCAGAGTCATGGCCACTTGCCTTTTGGTGGGAATGCCGAACTCGCCCACACTGGCGATACCAAGATCGGGATAGATGAACAGCCACTTCCAATCCAGCCCGACAACCTGCACGCGCAAGGCCGGATCTTCACCAAACGCCGACGCGTACGGATCAAGCCGATGGGAGGCCTTCCAAAGGTAGAACGACAGGAGCGCCACAATCACAACGGGCACACCCCACATGAGGAATTCCAGTTTCGCGGAAAAATCCCAATCCGGTCGGTAAGCTGCGTGGCTGTTCCTTCGGCGGCGATAACGAAACGCGATCAACGGCACCAGTATCAGGACAGGGATAACAGCCACCATGATCAAAGCGGTCGCCCGCAGCAGATGCGTTTTCTGGATGGCGGCAATGGGTCCTTGCGGATCCATGAAACTGTCGCTGGCGGAAACCATGTGCGGCATCGACACAAACAGGATCACCGCCATCGCAAGCAAAGGGATTGGATTGGGCGTTTTTACATGTGCCATGACTGACTGCCCTTTCCTCAAACAAATTTTATTCGACTATCGACAAGTGCGTGAATTTTCTCAAGAGTTTTTCAAACCACAAATTGCCCAAGTCTAACCCAATTCAACTTCGGGTATATAGAACCAAGGATGCGCGGTATCTTCCCGTTGACTTGCAATCCCAACCGGGACAGACAAAATGAAGATGCGTATTCTGGTATTCTCTTTCGGGTTGATCCTGCTCTTTCAGCCCTCGTTGGCGCAGGATCGTGCGGCGATCGAACGCCAGTTTCAGTCGTGGTTGCAGGAAACCGTTTGGCCCCGGGCAAAGGCCAAAGGTGTGACACGAGAGACGATGCAACAAGCCCTCTCTGACGTGACCCTTGACTGGAAATTGCCGGATCTGGTGCCACCGGGAAGCACGCGCATAACTCCCAAGGTCCAGAAACAGGCCGAGTTTGGCTCACCCGGTCGCTATTTCAATCCGGGGTCGGTGCAAGGCGCAACATCAGCAGGACGTAAAATGGCACGGCGCCATGCCGCAACTCTGGCGGCGGTCGAAGCCGAAACCGGCGTTCCTGCCCGCATTATTCTGGCGATCTGGGGAAGAGAGAGCGGATACGGACAGGTTCCGATCCGGCATGATGCTTTCAGGGTACTGTCGACCAAGGCCTTCATGAGCACCCGTGCAGACTATTTCTCAACCGAACTTGTTGCCGCCCTGCAAATCGCAGAGGCAGGGCACCAGCCCGCCCGGCAAATGAAAAGCAGTTGGGCTGGCGCTTTGGGTCAGCCTCAATTCATGCCGTCCAACTACTTGTCTTATGCTGTCGACGGCAACGGCGACGGGGCGGCTGATATTTGGGGGTCACCCGAAGATACGATTGCTTCAATCGGAAACTACCTCATGAAGCACGGCTGGGTTCCTGCACGGGACTGGGGATTCGAAGTTTTCGTACCCCAAAATGTCTCTTGCGCTTTGGAAGGCCCTGATCAGGGGCGACCTATTCAGGACTGGGTTGAGATGGGGGTACGTCGCGTCTCGGGCAAACCCTTTCCGGCCCATGAGCTGCGTGGTGACGGGTATTTGATGATGCCCGCAGGACGACATGGTCCGGCTTTTCTGGTTACGCCAAACTTCTACGTTTTAAAGGAATACAACAAAAGCGACCTGTATGCCTTGTTTGTCGGCCATGTTGGCGACCGTATTCAATACGGAATCGGCGATTTCAATGGCGCTTGGGCAAGGGTCGGCGGGCTGTACAGATCCGATATTGCCAAGATGCAGCAGGCGCTGGAACAAAAAGGACATGATGTCGGAGGAGTCGATGGACTGCCGGGGTTCAAAACGCGTCGTTCGATAGGTCGATGGCAAGAGACCGTGGGCATCGAACAGACCTGCTTTCCGGATGCGCTGATGAAAACAAGCCTGGCCCCGTGAGGCAAACCAAGATGTTCAGCCGACTCTGACACTCGGCCGGCTCATCGATCCAATGTGCAACAATCAGGCGTTCCCAGAACCTATCTATGGAACCTCGTAACAATTGTTGCCAATTCGAAAACAGAATTTGAAAGGGCAAATCAAAAACTCGGATGCGTTGAACAAGGCGGTCAGCCGCCCTTTTGCCAAGGAAGATACTCTGTCCGGCTACACCCTTTGACACGGTATGTCCTTTGGGCCCCTTGCTTCCGAAAATGAGGGTTGTGGGCTGCATTGGGCGGGTTGCGGTTTTCCGGGTGGGAAAACCACGCAAAAATAATGTGATACGCGGCGCGGCAACCCGGTCGGGTCGGTTCAGGGAACTCCATGAGCTGCAAGACAAGCCGCGAAGAACAAGCCTACGAATTTTTTCGAGATGGACCGGTGGTGATGTGTCCCACTCTACACTGTGCAGTCAGCCAATGATCCAAGCGCGTCGTACATAAAGATTGTATTGATACCGCATCAGACCGGGCTTTTGACTCCTCCTTGGCAAGGTGGCACGATTTGACTGATAGCAGCCTGATACATCAGGCATCATTGATTGACAGGGTATTGCAGCCTATGAGGACATTCCGGACATTTTCTGCTCTGCTGGCAAAACTTGATAATTGAGAGGCACCATGACACGCAAAGTTACCAAAGCGGTTTTTCCAGTAGCGGGCATGGGAACGCGTTTTTTGCCAGCAACCAAATCCGTTCCGAAAGAGATCATGACTCTGGTGGATCGTCCATTGGTGCAATACGCAATTGACGAGGCCCGTGCCGCCGGGATCAAGGAGTTTATTTTTGTAACGTCACGCGGCAAATCCGCGCTGGAAGATTATTTTGACCACAACTTGGTGCTGGAGCAGGAGCTGAAAGCCAAAGGCAAAAACAAACTTCTGGATGTGCTGAACAAAACGAATATGGAAAGCGGCGCGATAGCTTATATCCGCCAGCACAAAGCTTTGGGGCTGGGACACGCGGTCTGGTGCGCTCGACGGCTGATCGGCGATGAACCATTTGCCGTCATGCTGCCTGACGACGTCATCGCCGCCGACAAACCCTGTCTGCAACAGATGATCGAGGCCTACGAAGACACCGGTGGCAACATGGTCGCGGCGATGGAAGTTCCAAAAGAAAAGACAAGTTCCTACGGCGTGCTCGATGTTGGCGACAATATCGGGTCTGTCGTCCCTACCCGAGGAATGGTTGAAAAGCCTGACCCATCGGAAGCACCATCCAATCTGGCGGTCATCGGTCGGTATGTGCTTCGGCCGTCCGTTTTGAACAACCTCAACGCAAAAAAAGCCGGAAGCGGCGGCGAAATCCAGCTGACCGACGCCATCGCCCAGGACATTGCCGCGGGAGTGCCGGCCTACGGCTATAAATTCGACGGTCAGCGTTTTGATTGCGGTTCAAAATCAGGCTTTCTGCAAGCCACCGTTGCTTTTGCTCTTGCCCGCGAAGACCTGCGCGATGATCTGAGCCAATATCTGAATGACATTGTCGCCACGGGGAAAGCTGCTCAGTAGCCACAGATTGTTTTACTTGACTAAAAACATGGCAATACTGTCAGTCACCCGCAATTCGAAGGCACGTGCATGACCAATACAGTCTACCCCGTCATTCTTTGCGGAGGTTCGGGAACACGTTTGTGGCCCCTGTCACGCAAAAGCTATCCCAAGCAATTCGTTCCTCTGGTCGGCGAAACAAGCCTGTTGCAGAATTGCGCGGAACGGATGCTCGGCCCTTCGCAGGCCCCGTATGCAAAGCCACTTGTTCTGACCAACGAGGCTTTTCGCTTTATTGTCCCGGAACAATTGATGGCCGTCGGAATTGACCCCGGGCCAATTCTGATCGAGCCCGAAGGTCGAAACACCGCCCCCGCTGTTCTTGCCGCAGCCTTGTATCTGGCGGCGCGAGATCCCGATGGCATCATGCTGGTGGCGCCGTCTGATCACGTGGTTCCGGACATGGACGCCTTTCATCAAGCCGTTGCCGAAGGCGTACGGGCAATAAGTGAACGGCGCGATCTGGTAACTTTCGGCATCACTCCGACGCACCCGGAAACCGGATACGGCTATCTCAAACTCCGCCATCCGCCGGATACGACCCATGAGGCTGTCCCATTGGATCGTTTTGTGGAAAAACCTGACCGCAAAACGGCCGA contains:
- a CDS encoding cytochrome ubiquinol oxidase subunit II — encoded protein: MAHVKTPNPIPLLAMAVILFVSMPHMVSASDSFMDPQGPIAAIQKTHLLRATALIMVAVIPVLILVPLIAFRYRRRRNSHAAYRPDWDFSAKLEFLMWGVPVVIVALLSFYLWKASHRLDPYASAFGEDPALRVQVVGLDWKWLFIYPDLGIASVGEFGIPTKRQVAMTLTTDTVMQSFMIPALAGQIYAMPGMTTQLHLVADVPEVMQGENTQYNGRGFTKQKFRTVAMHSDEFESWAREVREIGIRLDPETYQMLAMRTDRDEVQAALGTDKMPKDALYFTMEQDLFQTILHRYHSGKALPVDQQPGTASFGQEVQQ
- the galU gene encoding UTP--glucose-1-phosphate uridylyltransferase GalU; the encoded protein is MTRKVTKAVFPVAGMGTRFLPATKSVPKEIMTLVDRPLVQYAIDEARAAGIKEFIFVTSRGKSALEDYFDHNLVLEQELKAKGKNKLLDVLNKTNMESGAIAYIRQHKALGLGHAVWCARRLIGDEPFAVMLPDDVIAADKPCLQQMIEAYEDTGGNMVAAMEVPKEKTSSYGVLDVGDNIGSVVPTRGMVEKPDPSEAPSNLAVIGRYVLRPSVLNNLNAKKAGSGGEIQLTDAIAQDIAAGVPAYGYKFDGQRFDCGSKSGFLQATVAFALAREDLRDDLSQYLNDIVATGKAAQ
- a CDS encoding lytic murein transglycosylase; amino-acid sequence: MRILVFSFGLILLFQPSLAQDRAAIERQFQSWLQETVWPRAKAKGVTRETMQQALSDVTLDWKLPDLVPPGSTRITPKVQKQAEFGSPGRYFNPGSVQGATSAGRKMARRHAATLAAVEAETGVPARIILAIWGRESGYGQVPIRHDAFRVLSTKAFMSTRADYFSTELVAALQIAEAGHQPARQMKSSWAGALGQPQFMPSNYLSYAVDGNGDGAADIWGSPEDTIASIGNYLMKHGWVPARDWGFEVFVPQNVSCALEGPDQGRPIQDWVEMGVRRVSGKPFPAHELRGDGYLMMPAGRHGPAFLVTPNFYVLKEYNKSDLYALFVGHVGDRIQYGIGDFNGAWARVGGLYRSDIAKMQQALEQKGHDVGGVDGLPGFKTRRSIGRWQETVGIEQTCFPDALMKTSLAP